One segment of Bradyrhizobium sp. CB2312 DNA contains the following:
- a CDS encoding strawberry notch-like NTP hydrolase domain-containing protein, with amino-acid sequence MTESFPGGAAAAPLSMRAAASLTSAAVRAARQLLTELERGRGIDAAVLRGAMEAAFGASDAAGAWNWKTAYDVCEAATVLFLRKFGPAIRARAGSTAAMLPMLAKVANRLPTHTRRSEDSQALQQFSTPIPLGLAACAAAGITPAERVLEPSAGTGLLAILAELAGGSLILNELAEGRAALLDHLFAHVKVTRFDAAQIDDHLDANVLPSVVLMNPPFSAVANVDRRMADAAFRHIASALARLCDGGRLVAIAGASLTPENPAWLEAFVRLQERGRVVFSAAIDGAVYAKHGTQTDTRLLVVDKLPAADPKAFPASQGMAGDVTTLLNWVTQHVPPRLPVAAPIVADIVRRPAMSRSAGTIASSPSSTLGSAPEGVELAYEIVEWSPPEGARLTDALYEEYGLQSIRIPGSCAHPTKLVQSAAMASVAPPKPSYQPHLPSALVANGVLSDAQIESVIYAGEAHSDFLAGSWTVDATFDVVAAAREGVENAVRFRRGWFLGDGTGAGKGRQVAGILLDNWLKGRRLAVWISKSDKLIEDAQRDWSALGMERLLVTPLSRFRQGTPIRLSEGILFATYATLRTDERGEKLSRVGQIVEWLGSDFDGVIVFDESHAMQNAVGGKGERGDQAASQQGRAGLRLQHALPDARVVYVSATGATTVHNLAYAQRLGLWGGADFPFATRAEFVEAIEEGGVAAMEVLARDLKALGLYAARSLSYDGVEYELVEHQLTPEQVRIYDAYADAFSIIHNNLDAAMRAANITGETGTLNGQAKSAARSAFESAKQRFFGHLLTSMKTPSLIRSIDLDLDAGHAAVVQIVSTGEALMERRLAEIPTEDWSDVQVDITPREYVLDYLAHSFPVQLYEPFTDSEGNLCSRPVYRDGQPVESREALARRDRLIEKLASLPPVPGALDQIVQRFGTDLVAEVTGRSRRVARKGHRLVVENRANSANLAETSAFMDDVKRILVFSDAGGTGRSYHAELSARNRRLRVHYLLEPGWKADAAIQGLGRTNRTNQAQPPLFRPIATDVKAEKRFLRTIARRLDTLGAITRGQRQTGGQGLFRPEDNLESQYGRDALRQLYTLLARGKVEGCSLGRFEDATGLKLTDANGLRDDLPPITTFLNRLLALTIDLQNVLFTAFEQLLTARIEGAVAAGTYDTGLETLRAESFVVTDRRTIYVHPGTGAETRLLTITQRQRNHPVNLDDALDRLSDRRAVLLINERSGRAAVQIPTASVMLDDGEIERRVRLIRPMEQHQVSLNMMAESHWVDADRERFAAAWLAELAEVPEFTESTIHVVAGLLLPIWKRLPNESTRVYRLQTDAGERIIGRKVSAAWVANAISVDAPTLSPDAAFAAVTEGRTILDLAEGLQLRRVRVMGAYRIELSGFNDTMRDRLHAYGLFGEIISWKLRMFVPTDASGVGILTKVLDTYPVARVSEREAA; translated from the coding sequence ATGACCGAATCTTTCCCGGGCGGCGCCGCCGCCGCGCCGCTCTCGATGCGTGCCGCTGCAAGTCTCACCTCCGCCGCTGTTAGGGCCGCGCGACAGCTCCTGACCGAGCTCGAACGCGGCCGGGGCATCGATGCCGCTGTTCTGCGCGGTGCCATGGAGGCTGCCTTCGGCGCCTCGGACGCGGCCGGCGCCTGGAACTGGAAGACGGCCTATGACGTCTGCGAGGCGGCAACCGTTCTCTTCCTTCGCAAGTTCGGCCCGGCCATACGGGCCAGGGCTGGCTCGACGGCTGCCATGCTGCCGATGCTGGCGAAAGTCGCGAACCGTCTGCCGACCCACACGCGGCGTTCCGAGGACAGTCAGGCGCTTCAGCAATTCTCGACGCCGATTCCGCTTGGGCTGGCCGCTTGCGCCGCAGCCGGTATCACGCCTGCCGAGCGCGTTCTGGAGCCCTCCGCGGGGACCGGCTTGCTCGCCATTCTGGCCGAGCTCGCTGGCGGCTCTTTGATCTTGAACGAGTTGGCCGAAGGCCGCGCGGCGCTGCTCGATCATTTGTTCGCCCACGTCAAAGTCACGCGGTTCGACGCTGCGCAGATCGATGATCACCTCGACGCGAACGTCTTACCGAGTGTTGTCCTGATGAACCCGCCGTTCTCTGCGGTGGCGAATGTCGATCGACGGATGGCGGACGCTGCTTTCCGGCACATCGCTTCGGCGCTCGCGCGTCTCTGCGACGGTGGGCGCCTCGTTGCCATCGCTGGCGCGAGCCTTACGCCGGAAAACCCGGCCTGGCTAGAGGCCTTTGTTCGCCTCCAGGAGCGAGGGCGGGTCGTGTTTTCTGCGGCGATCGACGGCGCTGTCTACGCCAAACACGGCACTCAGACGGACACGAGGCTGCTCGTGGTCGACAAGTTGCCCGCTGCCGATCCGAAGGCTTTTCCTGCCTCGCAAGGCATGGCCGGCGATGTCACCACTTTGCTCAATTGGGTAACCCAGCATGTGCCTCCGAGGCTGCCCGTCGCCGCGCCGATCGTGGCCGATATCGTTAGGCGCCCTGCAATGTCCCGATCGGCTGGCACCATTGCATCAAGCCCGTCGTCCACTTTGGGGAGCGCACCGGAAGGTGTGGAACTGGCGTACGAGATCGTCGAATGGTCGCCGCCCGAAGGCGCCCGGCTCACGGATGCTCTCTATGAGGAATACGGATTGCAGTCGATCCGTATACCTGGATCGTGCGCGCATCCCACCAAGCTCGTGCAGTCCGCCGCGATGGCATCCGTTGCGCCGCCGAAGCCGTCCTACCAGCCGCACCTGCCTTCGGCCCTGGTGGCAAATGGAGTTCTCTCGGACGCCCAGATCGAGAGCGTCATTTATGCTGGCGAAGCGCATTCTGATTTTCTCGCGGGGTCTTGGACGGTCGATGCGACCTTCGATGTGGTGGCCGCCGCGCGCGAAGGCGTGGAGAACGCCGTCCGCTTTCGTCGCGGCTGGTTCTTGGGCGATGGCACGGGTGCGGGCAAGGGGCGGCAGGTCGCTGGCATCCTGCTCGACAACTGGCTTAAGGGGCGCCGCCTGGCGGTCTGGATCAGCAAGTCCGACAAGCTGATCGAGGACGCGCAGCGCGACTGGTCGGCGCTCGGCATGGAGCGGCTGCTCGTGACGCCTCTGTCCCGGTTTCGCCAGGGCACGCCGATTCGACTTTCGGAAGGCATCCTTTTTGCCACCTACGCCACGCTACGCACCGACGAGCGTGGCGAGAAGCTTTCGCGTGTTGGGCAGATCGTCGAATGGTTGGGTTCGGACTTCGACGGAGTGATCGTCTTCGACGAGAGCCATGCCATGCAGAATGCGGTCGGGGGCAAGGGCGAGCGCGGCGACCAGGCGGCCTCTCAGCAGGGGCGCGCTGGCCTGAGGCTCCAGCACGCCTTGCCCGATGCTCGCGTGGTTTATGTGTCGGCGACGGGCGCTACCACAGTCCACAACCTCGCTTATGCCCAACGCCTTGGCCTCTGGGGCGGTGCTGATTTCCCGTTTGCCACGCGGGCCGAGTTCGTCGAGGCAATCGAGGAGGGTGGAGTTGCGGCGATGGAGGTGCTGGCGCGCGATCTCAAGGCGCTCGGGCTCTACGCGGCCCGCTCGTTGTCCTACGACGGTGTCGAGTACGAGCTTGTTGAACACCAGCTTACGCCGGAGCAGGTTCGCATCTACGACGCCTATGCGGATGCGTTCAGCATCATCCACAACAACCTCGATGCGGCAATGCGGGCCGCCAACATCACCGGCGAAACCGGGACGCTGAACGGGCAGGCAAAATCCGCTGCCCGATCGGCCTTTGAGAGTGCCAAACAGCGCTTCTTCGGGCACCTGCTGACCTCGATGAAGACGCCGTCGCTCATCCGATCGATCGACCTCGATCTCGACGCCGGCCATGCTGCGGTCGTTCAGATTGTTTCAACGGGCGAAGCGCTGATGGAGCGCCGGCTCGCTGAGATCCCGACCGAAGATTGGAGCGACGTCCAGGTCGACATCACCCCGCGCGAGTATGTGCTCGACTATCTCGCCCATTCCTTCCCGGTCCAGCTCTACGAACCGTTCACCGACTCTGAGGGCAACCTGTGCTCTCGGCCTGTCTATCGCGACGGCCAGCCAGTCGAGAGCCGGGAAGCCCTCGCCCGCCGCGACCGCCTCATCGAGAAGCTCGCATCGCTCCCGCCGGTGCCCGGCGCGCTGGATCAAATCGTGCAGCGCTTCGGCACCGACTTGGTCGCTGAAGTGACCGGCCGATCGCGCCGCGTCGCCCGCAAGGGCCATCGGCTGGTGGTCGAAAACCGCGCCAATTCGGCCAACCTCGCCGAGACCTCGGCTTTCATGGACGACGTCAAGCGGATCCTCGTGTTCTCCGATGCGGGCGGCACGGGGAGGAGCTATCACGCCGAGCTGTCGGCCCGGAATCGCCGTCTGCGCGTCCATTACCTGCTCGAGCCCGGCTGGAAGGCCGACGCTGCGATCCAAGGGCTCGGCCGGACCAACCGCACCAACCAGGCGCAGCCGCCGCTGTTTCGTCCTATCGCGACCGACGTGAAGGCGGAAAAGCGCTTCCTCAGAACCATCGCACGTCGGCTCGACACATTGGGGGCCATTACGCGCGGCCAGCGCCAGACCGGAGGGCAGGGCCTGTTCCGGCCCGAGGACAATCTCGAAAGCCAGTACGGGCGCGATGCGTTGCGTCAACTCTACACGCTGCTGGCGCGAGGCAAGGTCGAGGGATGCTCGCTCGGGAGGTTCGAAGATGCGACCGGCCTGAAGCTGACGGACGCCAACGGGCTCAGGGACGACCTGCCGCCGATCACAACCTTCCTGAACAGGTTGTTGGCGCTCACCATCGATCTGCAGAATGTCCTGTTCACCGCCTTCGAGCAGCTCTTGACCGCTCGGATCGAAGGTGCGGTCGCGGCGGGCACTTATGACACCGGGCTGGAAACGCTCCGCGCCGAGAGCTTTGTCGTCACTGACCGGCGGACGATCTATGTCCATCCGGGTACTGGCGCCGAGACCCGGCTGCTCACGATCACCCAGCGCCAGCGCAATCATCCTGTGAACCTGGATGACGCTCTCGATCGCCTTTCCGATCGTCGTGCTGTCCTGCTGATCAATGAGCGGTCGGGACGAGCCGCCGTGCAGATCCCAACCGCGAGCGTCATGCTCGACGACGGCGAGATCGAGCGCCGCGTCCGCCTGATCCGGCCTATGGAGCAGCACCAAGTCTCCTTGAACATGATGGCGGAGAGCCATTGGGTCGATGCGGACCGAGAACGCTTCGCCGCAGCCTGGCTGGCGGAGCTTGCCGAGGTCCCCGAGTTCACGGAAAGCACGATCCATGTCGTTGCGGGATTGTTGTTGCCCATCTGGAAGCGGCTGCCGAACGAATCGACCCGCGTCTATCGGCTCCAGACCGACGCGGGCGAGCGCATCATTGGCCGCAAGGTTTCTGCCGCGTGGGTCGCAAACGCCATTTCGGTGGACGCGCCCACGCTGTCACCGGACGCTGCCTTTGCCGCCGTGACGGAGGGACGCACCATCCTCGACCTCGCCGAGGGGCTCCAACTCCGCCGCGTCCGGGTGATGGGCGCATACCGCATCGAGCTGTCGGGATTTAACGACACGATGCGCGATCGCCTCCACGCTTACGGTCTCTTTGGAGAGATCATCTCCTGGAAGCTGCGAATGTTCGTGCCCACCGACGCAAGCGGCGTCGGGATCCTGACAAAGGTGCTCGACACCTATCCGGTCGCGCGCGTCAGTGAACGGGAGGCCGCGTGA
- a CDS encoding helix-turn-helix domain-containing protein, whose amino-acid sequence MPDPMAGLPPRFLRTPEAARYLGLSGRTLEKHRTYGTGPTYRKIGGRVVYAVEDLKAWADRGAKTSTSDPGKGTVLPAKKQPALRPYAGQERR is encoded by the coding sequence ATGCCAGATCCGATGGCCGGTCTTCCCCCGCGGTTCCTGCGTACGCCGGAGGCTGCGCGCTATCTTGGCCTATCCGGTCGCACGCTTGAGAAGCACCGCACGTACGGTACTGGACCGACGTATCGGAAGATCGGTGGACGCGTCGTCTACGCCGTCGAGGATTTGAAGGCGTGGGCCGACCGGGGCGCCAAGACGTCGACCTCCGATCCCGGGAAGGGAACCGTGCTGCCGGCCAAGAAGCAGCCGGCCCTGCGTCCCTATGCAGGTCAGGAACGTCGCTGA
- a CDS encoding DUF736 domain-containing protein, with amino-acid sequence MANIGSFKKVGNDFQGEIVTLSLQAKGVRIVAETNRSNDNAPSHRIYVGRAEIGAAWSKRSEEGRDYLSLKLDDPSFNAPIYANLFDDEGGEGYTLLWSRPRKNGE; translated from the coding sequence ATGGCTAACATCGGTTCTTTCAAGAAGGTCGGCAACGATTTCCAGGGCGAGATCGTCACTCTGAGCCTGCAGGCCAAGGGCGTCCGCATCGTCGCCGAGACCAATCGCTCCAACGACAATGCTCCCAGCCACCGCATCTACGTGGGCCGTGCCGAGATCGGGGCCGCCTGGTCGAAGCGCTCCGAGGAGGGCCGCGACTACCTCTCGCTCAAGCTCGACGATCCTTCCTTCAACGCGCCGATCTACGCGAACTTGTTCGATGACGAGGGCGGTGAAGGCTACACCCTCCTCTGGTCGCGGCCGCGCAAGAACGGTGAGTAA
- a CDS encoding DUF6499 domain-containing protein produces the protein MPEFDWRSPDSYKSLQDAEITDIAWECLRRNADYQREYEVMIARSQNGEVTEEFRRKWGICFRP, from the coding sequence ATGCCTGAATTCGACTGGCGGTCGCCAGATTCCTACAAGAGCCTACAAGACGCCGAGATCACCGACATCGCCTGGGAATGTCTCCGCCGTAACGCCGATTATCAGCGTGAGTACGAGGTGATGATTGCCCGCAGCCAGAATGGCGAAGTGACTGAGGAATTCAGGAGGAAATGGGGCATCTGCTTTCGCCCATGA
- a CDS encoding replication initiator protein A — MRRKHPSEREQLELFRALPGDLAPRDAQDLMAYPFFSLAKTKRIAPIDFRAGAIAIRVEAVPEHGMATIWDADVLIWAASQIVEARDAGLKPSRLMAATPYEILTFVGRGTSARDYDRLKAGLDRLQSTTVLTSIRQPAERRRHRFSWINEWKETADANGRPFGLELILPDWFYAGVIDDALVLTIDRAYFDLTGGLERWLYRLVRKHGGRQEGGWSFDLVHLHAKSGILSPLKHFAYDVRQIVQRQTLPGYQLVLTRDPNGTERLNFAPAPFDPLTARLRRRDLIPNSEDNL; from the coding sequence ATGCGGCGCAAGCACCCTTCCGAGCGAGAGCAGCTTGAGCTCTTTCGGGCGCTACCCGGCGATCTCGCGCCGCGCGACGCGCAGGATCTGATGGCCTATCCGTTCTTCTCGCTCGCAAAAACGAAGCGGATCGCGCCGATCGATTTCCGTGCCGGTGCAATCGCCATTCGCGTCGAAGCGGTGCCGGAACACGGCATGGCGACCATCTGGGATGCAGACGTTCTGATCTGGGCCGCCTCGCAGATCGTCGAAGCCCGTGACGCCGGCTTGAAGCCGTCGCGCCTGATGGCTGCAACGCCGTACGAGATTCTGACGTTTGTCGGCCGCGGCACCAGCGCGCGCGACTATGACCGCCTGAAGGCTGGTCTCGACAGGCTTCAGTCAACGACCGTGCTGACGTCGATCCGCCAGCCGGCAGAACGGCGGCGGCATCGCTTCTCCTGGATCAACGAGTGGAAGGAGACGGCCGATGCAAATGGTCGGCCATTTGGCCTCGAATTGATTCTGCCTGATTGGTTCTATGCCGGCGTCATCGATGACGCGCTCGTGCTGACGATCGACCGGGCTTATTTCGATCTGACGGGCGGGCTCGAGCGGTGGCTCTACCGGCTCGTGCGCAAGCACGGCGGCCGGCAGGAGGGCGGCTGGAGTTTTGATCTTGTGCACCTCCATGCCAAGTCCGGCATCCTCTCGCCGCTCAAGCACTTCGCTTACGACGTCCGTCAAATCGTCCAGCGCCAGACATTGCCCGGCTATCAGCTCGTGCTCACGCGCGATCCGAACGGCACCGAGCGCCTGAACTTCGCGCCGGCTCCCTTTGATCCCTTAACGGCACGCCTGCGCCGGCGCGATCTCATTCCAAATTCGGAGGACAACCTGTGA
- a CDS encoding helix-turn-helix transcriptional regulator — MDLKEIMAVNLRRKRHDLQMTQEELAERAGLSARYVGAIERGDVSASVTVLGQIAEALGVEPGDLLKRVARLSKS, encoded by the coding sequence ATGGATCTCAAAGAGATCATGGCTGTGAACCTGCGTCGGAAACGCCACGATCTACAAATGACGCAGGAGGAGTTGGCCGAGCGTGCGGGTTTAAGCGCCCGTTATGTCGGCGCCATCGAGCGCGGCGACGTATCAGCAAGCGTCACCGTCCTCGGGCAAATTGCTGAAGCATTAGGGGTCGAACCCGGAGACCTGCTCAAAAGGGTTGCGCGGCTTAGCAAATCGTAA
- a CDS encoding DUF736 domain-containing protein, with protein MAQIGTFTRSEDGSFVGTIRTLNINIKATIKPAAKENERAPDYRVTANGVELGAAWSKAAKDSGAEYLSLKLDDPSFTAPVYASLVQGDNGEHKLIWSR; from the coding sequence ATGGCTCAGATCGGCACCTTCACCCGCAGCGAAGACGGCTCTTTCGTCGGCACGATCCGCACTCTCAACATCAACATCAAGGCGACCATTAAGCCCGCCGCTAAGGAGAACGAACGCGCTCCCGACTACCGCGTCACCGCCAACGGCGTCGAACTCGGCGCCGCCTGGAGCAAGGCGGCGAAGGACTCGGGTGCCGAGTACCTCTCGCTCAAACTCGACGATCCGTCCTTCACCGCGCCGGTCTACGCCTCCCTCGTCCAGGGCGACAACGGCGAGCATAAGCTCATCTGGTCGCGATGA
- a CDS encoding DUF2493 domain-containing protein has translation MTDHDDIEPPHASSPTDQVLTELQLFGYRPFDDQPDPRPLPEGKMIAGAIADVFDALVATLSDTRLEPDLNDLLWSTVNLFHRAVDRIERHLDDNEQAQQKSQREQNGSEVRSVELERLTVEGITLIERRNCMELFRDQAIERFETHTGSFWRPRSGSLVNHRTLTAAMIDSRDFIAAKSRAETEVMLPSGPKIALTGGLDFNDHHLVWDRLDKVHAKHPDMVLLHGGSPKGAELIASKWATTRKVPQIAFKPDWTKHAKAAPFKRNDAMLELLPIGVMHFPGTGIQDNLADKAKRLGIPVWRFGGA, from the coding sequence ATGACCGACCACGACGACATTGAACCGCCGCACGCCTCTTCTCCAACTGACCAGGTCCTCACCGAATTACAGCTCTTCGGCTACCGTCCCTTCGACGACCAGCCCGATCCACGACCACTTCCCGAGGGCAAGATGATCGCTGGTGCCATTGCCGACGTGTTCGACGCCCTGGTTGCGACCCTGAGCGACACGCGGCTCGAGCCGGACCTTAATGATCTGCTCTGGTCGACCGTCAACCTGTTCCATCGTGCCGTTGACCGCATTGAGCGCCACCTCGACGACAACGAACAAGCGCAGCAGAAGAGCCAGCGCGAGCAGAATGGCTCGGAAGTCCGATCGGTTGAACTCGAGCGCCTGACGGTCGAAGGCATCACTTTGATCGAGCGCCGCAACTGCATGGAGCTCTTCCGCGACCAGGCCATCGAGCGGTTTGAGACCCACACCGGCTCATTCTGGCGTCCCCGATCGGGCTCGCTGGTGAACCACCGCACGCTGACCGCAGCGATGATCGACTCCCGCGACTTCATCGCTGCCAAGAGCCGCGCCGAGACCGAGGTCATGCTACCTTCTGGGCCGAAGATCGCGCTCACCGGAGGGCTAGACTTCAACGACCATCACCTCGTCTGGGATCGCCTCGACAAGGTTCACGCCAAGCATCCCGACATGGTGCTGCTCCACGGCGGCTCCCCTAAAGGAGCCGAACTGATCGCGTCCAAATGGGCGACGACCCGCAAGGTACCTCAGATCGCTTTCAAGCCCGACTGGACGAAACATGCCAAAGCTGCGCCATTCAAGCGCAACGACGCCATGCTCGAACTCCTGCCGATCGGCGTCATGCATTTCCCAGGCACGGGAATCCAGGACAACCTCGCCGACAAGGCAAAGCGTCTTGGCATCCCCGTCTGGAGGTTCGGCGGCGCATGA
- a CDS encoding DUF2285 domain-containing protein, producing the protein MPEDGGAQSQPLLDLTAGQVRRAVDGWHAVLRIGAVDHRIWSKEPPVLGESYAAELPFDGDFDARAYAARRLWRAMNGRAPGPAFHQLSKQRRERLSAAIRALDAHSAGSSYRVIAEALFGKKRVPDRAWKTHDLRNRTVRLVQGGLALMRGGYRKLLRPRRRNE; encoded by the coding sequence GTGCCTGAAGACGGCGGCGCGCAGTCTCAGCCACTGCTCGACCTTACAGCTGGTCAGGTGCGCCGCGCCGTCGACGGCTGGCACGCGGTGCTGCGCATCGGTGCGGTAGATCACCGAATCTGGTCCAAGGAGCCGCCGGTGCTCGGCGAGTCATACGCAGCCGAATTGCCGTTTGATGGCGATTTCGACGCGCGCGCATATGCAGCACGGCGGCTGTGGCGGGCGATGAATGGGCGCGCGCCAGGTCCTGCATTTCATCAACTTTCGAAACAGCGGCGCGAGCGCTTGAGTGCTGCGATCCGTGCGCTCGATGCGCATAGCGCCGGCAGCAGCTATCGCGTTATCGCCGAAGCGCTGTTCGGCAAGAAGCGTGTTCCCGATCGCGCCTGGAAGACGCATGATCTGCGCAATCGAACGGTCCGCCTGGTGCAAGGCGGCCTCGCGTTGATGCGCGGTGGTTACCGCAAGCTTCTGCGGCCAAGGCGTAGGAACGAGTAG
- a CDS encoding IS110 family transposase gives MTPNEHPSQGTHKEINAIFVSVELSRKTWLITSLSPGAGEKLSRHTVTGGDVAGLLERLVGLRQKALKRTGRSYPVIVIQEAGLDGFWMHRVLEREGYESHVVDAASIATSRRMRRVKTDRLDGETLIRSLLAFKRGEPRVCSMLRVPSPVEEDRRRIVRERKVLMEERIRHSNRIKGLLFSQGITGYDPLRRDRREWLERLQTGDGRKLPDHMKRQLLRELDRLEVLLDQLKAVEAERNALLAEERQSAREVGLLSKVVGVGPEFAAVLWGEGLFRHFDNRRQVAAYAGLAPTPWQSGSIDREQGIGKSGNRRLRSTLLEMAWLWLRHQPGSTLSRWFNQRVAQNGGRFKKVMITALARKLIVALWKYVSAGVVIEGAVVRP, from the coding sequence ATGACTCCCAATGAACACCCGAGCCAGGGAACGCACAAAGAGATCAACGCGATCTTTGTTTCAGTGGAGTTGAGTCGGAAAACTTGGCTGATCACGTCTTTGTCGCCGGGAGCTGGTGAAAAACTGTCCCGCCACACGGTTACGGGCGGTGACGTTGCCGGACTCCTCGAGCGTCTCGTCGGCCTGAGACAGAAGGCTCTTAAACGTACGGGGCGGTCTTACCCAGTCATCGTCATTCAGGAAGCAGGGCTAGACGGCTTCTGGATGCACCGTGTTCTAGAGAGAGAAGGCTACGAAAGCCATGTCGTTGATGCGGCCTCGATCGCCACGTCGCGGCGTATGCGCCGCGTGAAGACCGATCGGTTGGATGGAGAGACCCTCATCCGATCCTTACTGGCTTTCAAGCGCGGCGAACCTCGCGTCTGCTCCATGCTACGGGTACCGTCACCTGTGGAGGAAGATCGCCGCCGCATCGTGCGAGAGCGCAAGGTGCTGATGGAGGAACGCATCCGGCACAGCAACCGAATCAAGGGACTTCTCTTCTCGCAAGGGATCACTGGCTACGATCCGCTGCGGCGCGATCGCCGAGAGTGGCTCGAGAGATTGCAGACGGGTGATGGACGCAAGCTTCCTGATCACATGAAGCGCCAGCTGCTACGTGAACTCGATCGACTGGAAGTGCTGCTGGACCAACTCAAGGCCGTCGAAGCCGAACGAAACGCCTTGCTTGCGGAAGAACGGCAATCAGCCCGCGAGGTTGGCTTGCTCTCAAAGGTCGTCGGCGTCGGACCTGAGTTTGCGGCAGTGCTCTGGGGCGAAGGACTGTTCCGGCACTTCGACAATCGAAGACAGGTGGCGGCCTATGCCGGCCTCGCGCCGACGCCCTGGCAAAGCGGATCGATCGATCGGGAACAGGGGATCGGAAAATCCGGAAATCGACGTTTGCGCTCAACATTGTTGGAAATGGCCTGGCTCTGGCTACGCCATCAGCCGGGTTCGACGCTCAGTCGCTGGTTCAACCAGCGTGTCGCCCAAAATGGTGGCCGCTTCAAGAAAGTGATGATCACGGCGCTGGCGCGCAAGCTGATCGTAGCTCTGTGGAAATATGTCAGCGCGGGCGTCGTGATAGAGGGAGCGGTCGTCCGTCCATGA
- a CDS encoding DUF2285 domain-containing protein produces the protein MQKPSLDPDVADSAPNEPAPTAYDEQHVVTYIRLLQAEGEGADWREVARVVLHMDPEREPDRARRAYQSHLARAKWMTEQGRLLRGTGSK, from the coding sequence ATGCAGAAGCCATCCCTCGATCCAGACGTGGCGGACAGTGCGCCGAATGAGCCGGCACCGACGGCCTATGACGAACAGCACGTCGTCACGTACATTCGGCTTCTGCAGGCGGAGGGTGAGGGCGCCGACTGGCGCGAAGTCGCTCGAGTGGTCTTGCATATGGACCCAGAGCGAGAGCCAGATCGTGCGCGGCGCGCATATCAGAGTCATCTTGCGCGCGCTAAATGGATGACTGAACAGGGCCGCCTACTACGTGGCACCGGCTCGAAATAG
- a CDS encoding toprim domain-containing protein gives MAPDASELARRLAREAEAVCRYYLSNGKRAGRYWVVGDVHNTPGRSMFVRLQESRKGPAGKWTDAATGEHGDLLDIIRECRGLRDFSEVTKEARRFLKLPHPEPQLASKPVRSFALAGSQESARRLFAISSPIEGTAVEKYLQRRGIARAHHGGSLRFHPRCYYRPDEDSPTETWPAMIGCVTNLEGRITGAHRTWLDPDGFDRIRLGKAPVGTPRRAMGDLLGNAVRFGVVDDVLAAGEGIETMLSLRYVLPTMPMAAALSANHLSAMLLPCGLRRLYIARDEDAAGDAAQATLIQRAEEAGIEAIALSPRLGDFNEDLHIFGLETLRAALQLQLVPEDVVRFLHSSTVAAE, from the coding sequence ATGGCTCCCGACGCCTCCGAACTGGCACGCCGCCTCGCGCGCGAGGCCGAGGCCGTGTGCCGATACTATCTTTCCAATGGCAAGCGAGCGGGGCGGTATTGGGTGGTCGGCGACGTCCACAACACGCCGGGCCGCTCGATGTTCGTGCGGCTCCAGGAATCGCGGAAGGGACCCGCCGGCAAGTGGACTGACGCTGCGACCGGCGAGCATGGCGACCTCCTCGACATCATCCGCGAATGCCGGGGTTTGCGCGACTTCAGCGAGGTCACCAAGGAAGCGAGGCGGTTTCTGAAGCTGCCTCATCCTGAGCCGCAGCTGGCCTCGAAACCCGTTCGCTCGTTTGCACTGGCCGGATCGCAGGAATCCGCCCGTCGGCTCTTTGCGATCTCCAGCCCGATCGAAGGCACGGCAGTCGAAAAATATCTGCAGCGCCGCGGAATAGCCCGCGCCCACCATGGCGGCAGCTTGCGCTTCCATCCACGTTGTTACTACCGGCCGGATGAGGATTCGCCGACCGAAACCTGGCCGGCAATGATTGGCTGCGTCACGAACCTCGAGGGGCGGATCACCGGAGCGCACCGAACCTGGCTCGATCCAGACGGCTTTGATCGCATTCGTCTCGGCAAGGCTCCGGTCGGGACGCCACGACGGGCCATGGGTGACCTGCTCGGCAACGCCGTTCGATTCGGCGTGGTGGACGACGTGCTCGCTGCCGGCGAGGGAATCGAGACCATGCTGTCGCTACGTTACGTGCTGCCGACTATGCCTATGGCCGCGGCGCTCTCGGCCAATCACCTCTCAGCCATGTTGCTGCCGTGTGGCCTGCGCCGGCTCTACATCGCCCGCGATGAAGATGCCGCTGGAGATGCCGCGCAGGCTACTCTCATTCAGCGCGCGGAAGAGGCCGGCATTGAAGCGATTGCATTGTCACCTCGGCTGGGCGATTTCAACGAAGACCTGCACATCTTCGGTCTCGAGACCCTCCGAGCAGCGTTGCAGCTTCAACTCGTACCAGAGGACGTCGTCCGCTTCCTGCATTCGTCGACGGTAGCCGCAGAATAG